From Pirellulales bacterium, a single genomic window includes:
- a CDS encoding cupin domain-containing protein → MSDVTRRGFLGTAAAAGVLAVNAADAQGSFPFKNNVPDPLLSGKDLPTFKFALEKSAGRTLDGSFGKEATVLQLPISKGIAGVSMRLEPGVMRELHWHATAAEWAFVVEGRCRTTVVDPQGNSQTNDFDPGDIWYFPRGHGHSIQCLGKQPCHFILIFDNGYFSEFGTFSISDWVAHTPKALLAKNFGVPESAFEGFPKDEVYFARGPVPPDAPQPPLQGGLKSSPDSHRFRMLAQEPHSIYKGGREWRVGADRFPISQTMTGVILDLEPGGLRELHWHPTADEWQYIIDGQVSVAMFGSHGRYRAETLDQGDVGYIPQGYGHSIENTGTKTARILIAFNTGHYQAIDLSQWVASNPKYVLAANFNKPEALFDKFPKDRVFIGPPGPPKQSEREIK, encoded by the coding sequence ATGTCCGACGTTACGCGACGCGGTTTTCTCGGTACGGCTGCCGCTGCGGGCGTGCTCGCTGTTAATGCGGCTGACGCGCAGGGTAGCTTTCCTTTCAAGAATAACGTGCCGGATCCGTTGCTCTCAGGCAAGGATTTGCCGACCTTCAAATTCGCGCTCGAAAAATCGGCCGGGCGGACGCTGGATGGCAGTTTTGGCAAGGAAGCGACCGTTTTGCAGTTGCCGATCTCGAAGGGGATTGCCGGCGTCTCGATGCGGCTCGAGCCGGGCGTCATGCGCGAACTGCACTGGCACGCGACGGCTGCGGAATGGGCCTTCGTCGTCGAGGGGCGCTGCCGTACCACGGTCGTCGATCCGCAAGGCAATTCGCAAACCAACGACTTCGATCCCGGTGACATCTGGTACTTCCCACGCGGCCACGGCCATTCGATTCAATGCCTGGGCAAGCAGCCTTGCCATTTCATATTGATCTTCGACAACGGTTACTTCTCCGAATTCGGCACGTTCAGCATCAGCGATTGGGTGGCGCATACGCCCAAGGCGCTTCTGGCGAAAAACTTCGGTGTGCCCGAATCGGCGTTCGAGGGCTTCCCGAAGGATGAAGTCTATTTCGCACGTGGCCCGGTCCCACCCGATGCACCGCAACCACCGCTGCAAGGCGGTTTGAAATCATCGCCGGACTCGCACCGCTTTCGCATGCTGGCGCAGGAGCCGCACTCGATTTACAAAGGGGGGCGTGAATGGCGCGTCGGAGCGGATCGCTTTCCGATTTCGCAAACCATGACTGGCGTAATTCTGGATCTCGAGCCCGGCGGCCTGCGCGAGCTGCATTGGCACCCCACGGCCGACGAGTGGCAATACATCATTGACGGGCAGGTAAGCGTCGCGATGTTCGGCTCGCACGGCCGCTACCGCGCCGAAACACTTGACCAAGGGGACGTCGGTTACATCCCGCAGGGCTACGGCCATTCGATCGAGAATACCGGCACTAAAACAGCTCGCATACTTATCGCCTTCAACACGGGCCACTACCAGGCGATCGACCTGTCGCAATGGGTCGCCAGCAATCCGAAGTACGTGCTGGCTGCGAATTTCAACAAGCCCGAGGCGCTGTTCGACAAATTCCCGAAAGATCGGGTGTTCATCGGCCCGCCGGGCCCACCGAAGCAGAGCGAGCGCGAGATCAAGTAG
- a CDS encoding OFA family MFS transporter, which translates to MQYRRWLVLLGALLMQPCLGAIYGWGVFVPALKASRSELTVTLSPQILEVDPAEHSILVGEYKALKKQLAAAHEDDRAQAKAALDRFLNDDVPARLHVSDSVWAKRFYGYSGKQAQAIFSTGILVFALVMILAGRWQDRVGPRVVATTGGLVLAAGYSFAALAGPGFPAVLVGVGVIGGAGIGLGYVCPIAACVKWFPDLKGLITGLAVAGFGGGAFLFIKLAGNWGGLLPAQGVAGTFLTYAVIFALFVTLGASLLKNPPPGWLPAGWLPAVPADSSRASSTSIGTPDFGQAETVRTSAFWMLWLAFMLASSCGLMVIGSLKDFGIREGRLSDFEAEGALGLLAVFNALGRITWGWVSQRLGARRTLVLISLLQAAMVLALVEMGSKVWTLEVAACWVGFHFGGNLALFPLLTAEYFGTRHLGANYGMMFTGYGLGGVAGPMLAGSVWDVLGSYRWAYLPAAAACLVAMGLALVVRPPRPNIPSPT; encoded by the coding sequence ATGCAATATCGACGCTGGCTGGTGCTGCTGGGCGCACTATTGATGCAGCCCTGTCTGGGCGCGATCTACGGATGGGGCGTGTTCGTGCCGGCCCTGAAAGCCAGCCGCTCGGAACTAACGGTCACTCTCTCGCCGCAGATTCTGGAAGTGGATCCGGCCGAGCATTCCATTCTAGTTGGCGAATACAAGGCGCTGAAGAAGCAACTGGCCGCAGCGCACGAAGATGATCGAGCCCAAGCCAAGGCCGCGCTCGATCGATTCTTGAACGACGACGTGCCGGCGCGCCTGCACGTCTCGGATAGCGTGTGGGCGAAGCGGTTTTACGGTTACAGCGGAAAGCAGGCGCAGGCCATCTTTTCGACCGGCATCCTAGTCTTCGCACTGGTGATGATCCTGGCAGGCCGCTGGCAAGACCGCGTCGGTCCACGTGTCGTCGCGACGACCGGCGGGCTCGTGCTGGCCGCCGGTTATTCCTTTGCGGCGCTCGCCGGACCTGGCTTTCCGGCCGTGCTCGTGGGGGTTGGCGTCATCGGCGGCGCAGGCATCGGGCTGGGCTACGTTTGTCCGATCGCGGCTTGCGTCAAATGGTTTCCCGATCTGAAAGGTTTGATCACCGGCCTGGCCGTGGCGGGCTTCGGTGGTGGCGCGTTTCTGTTCATCAAGCTGGCCGGAAATTGGGGCGGACTGCTCCCGGCCCAGGGCGTCGCCGGCACCTTCCTGACTTATGCCGTGATCTTCGCACTGTTCGTCACATTGGGCGCATCGCTTCTGAAGAATCCACCGCCCGGCTGGCTGCCGGCAGGATGGTTGCCTGCGGTTCCCGCGGATAGTTCCCGCGCATCCTCAACATCAATCGGAACGCCCGATTTCGGCCAGGCCGAAACTGTGCGCACGAGCGCGTTCTGGATGCTGTGGCTGGCGTTCATGCTGGCTTCGAGTTGCGGGCTAATGGTCATCGGCTCGCTGAAAGATTTTGGCATACGCGAGGGAAGGCTCTCTGATTTCGAAGCCGAAGGAGCGCTGGGACTGCTGGCCGTGTTCAACGCGCTGGGGCGCATCACCTGGGGTTGGGTTTCACAGCGTTTGGGAGCACGGCGCACGCTGGTACTGATTTCGCTGCTGCAGGCCGCGATGGTGTTGGCGCTCGTCGAAATGGGCTCGAAGGTCTGGACGCTCGAAGTGGCCGCCTGTTGGGTTGGCTTTCATTTCGGCGGCAACCTGGCGCTATTCCCGCTGCTGACGGCCGAATATTTCGGCACGCGGCATTTGGGAGCCAACTACGGGATGATGTTCACCGGTTACGGCCTGGGCGGAGTCGCCGGACCGATGCTGGCCGGAAGCGTGTGGGACGTGCTCGGCTCGTATCGCTGGGCCTACCTGCCGGCCGCCGCCGCGTGCCTGGTGGCGATGGGTTTGGCGCTGGTGGTAAGACCGCCACGGCCGAACATCCCGTCGCCTACTTGA